One Streptomyces fagopyri DNA window includes the following coding sequences:
- a CDS encoding UBP-type zinc finger domain-containing protein, with product METWTVAADGGRPGGRSCSHLGQVVPDIGSSPTTGGRPDAPAGCAECTARGQDWVHLRQCLTCGHIGCCDSSRGGHATAHYERTGHPIARSAEVGETWAWCYSDEVFLDGHRRRRSG from the coding sequence ATGGAGACATGGACGGTCGCCGCCGACGGAGGACGGCCCGGAGGCAGGAGCTGCTCGCACCTGGGTCAGGTGGTTCCTGACATCGGGTCCTCCCCCACGACCGGCGGAAGGCCCGACGCCCCGGCCGGCTGCGCGGAGTGCACCGCCCGGGGGCAGGACTGGGTGCACCTCCGGCAGTGCCTCACGTGTGGTCACATCGGGTGCTGCGACAGTTCGCGCGGCGGGCACGCCACGGCGCACTACGAACGGACCGGGCATCCGATCGCCCGGTCGGCCGAGGTGGGCGAGACCTGGGCGTGGTGCTACAGCGACGAGGTCTTCCTCGATGGGCACCGGCGCCGCCGCTCCGGCTGA
- a CDS encoding cysteine desulfurase-like protein, whose protein sequence is MTFDVGALRAQIPALRAGLAHFDGPGGTQTPAPVVAAIADALEGPLSIRGSVAPGEVNAETLVREFRRAMADLLGAEPSGVVFGRSATQLTYDFSRTLAKDWAPGDEIVVSRLDHDANIRPWTQAARWAGAVVRWADFDPATGELPPSAVGDLLTERTRLVAVTAASNLIGTIPDIPEIARLVHRTGALLHVDGVHYAAHAFVDLAELGADLFVCSPYKFLGPHHGVLVASPDLLETLRPDKLLPSTDVVPERFELGTLPYELLAGTRAAVDLLAGFATGPAEGRRARLGAAVRSIERHERELRDRVESGLAELDGVTVHSRAAERTPTLLLTFDGRDAVDAYHFLGERGVHAPAGSFYALEASRHLGLGDTGGLRVGLAPYNDQGDVERLLEGLAAFLKS, encoded by the coding sequence TTGACCTTTGACGTCGGCGCGCTGCGCGCCCAGATCCCCGCCCTGCGGGCCGGCCTCGCGCACTTCGACGGCCCGGGCGGAACACAGACGCCCGCCCCGGTCGTCGCGGCGATCGCCGACGCGCTCGAAGGCCCCCTCTCCATCCGGGGCAGTGTCGCGCCGGGAGAGGTCAACGCGGAGACGCTCGTCAGGGAGTTCCGGCGGGCCATGGCCGACCTGCTGGGCGCGGAACCGTCCGGGGTCGTCTTCGGCCGCAGTGCCACCCAGCTCACGTACGACTTCTCCCGGACGCTGGCGAAGGACTGGGCGCCCGGCGACGAGATCGTGGTCAGCCGTCTCGACCACGACGCCAACATCCGTCCCTGGACGCAGGCCGCGCGGTGGGCCGGTGCCGTGGTCCGGTGGGCCGACTTCGATCCGGCGACGGGAGAACTCCCGCCGTCGGCCGTGGGCGACCTGCTCACCGAGCGGACCCGGCTGGTCGCCGTGACCGCCGCCTCCAACCTCATCGGCACGATCCCCGACATCCCGGAGATCGCCCGGCTGGTCCACCGCACGGGCGCCCTGCTCCACGTCGACGGAGTGCACTACGCGGCACACGCCTTCGTGGACCTCGCGGAGCTCGGCGCGGACCTCTTCGTCTGTTCGCCCTACAAGTTCCTCGGCCCGCACCACGGTGTCCTCGTGGCGTCCCCGGACCTGCTGGAGACGCTGCGGCCGGACAAACTGCTGCCGTCCACCGACGTGGTCCCGGAGCGCTTCGAGCTCGGGACGCTGCCCTACGAACTCCTCGCCGGCACCCGCGCCGCCGTCGACCTGCTCGCCGGGTTCGCGACCGGCCCGGCCGAGGGACGCAGGGCACGTCTCGGAGCCGCGGTCCGGTCGATCGAGCGGCACGAGCGGGAGCTGCGGGACCGGGTGGAATCCGGGCTGGCCGAGCTGGACGGCGTCACGGTCCACTCGAGGGCCGCCGAACGCACCCCCACCCTGCTGCTGACCTTCGACGGCCGTGACGCGGTGGACGCCTACCACTTCCTGGGCGAGCGGGGCGTCCACGCTCCCGCGGGCTCCTTCTACGCGCTGGAGGCGTCCCGGCACCTCGGACTGGGCGACACCGGCGGCCTGCGCGTCGGACTCGCGCCGTACAACGACCAGGGAGACGTGGAGCGGCTCCTGGAGGGCCTGGCGGCGTTCCTGAAGTCCTGA
- a CDS encoding ATP-binding protein, whose product MRAAERRDITITDQNDALRRASLAARSTRPPASSESAAQAADAAEVTSPATARSHVGSLVRAQWRSADGMRQEAVVDLLLVVSELVTNAIRHGGGLAGFRATPTEEGVRLAVRDNSDVVPAGAFGLASIPEGYRPNGYGWPLIIRLAREVTVEPSPGGGKTIRVLVPLT is encoded by the coding sequence ATGAGAGCAGCTGAACGCAGGGACATCACCATCACGGACCAGAACGACGCACTCCGGCGCGCCTCTCTCGCCGCGCGGTCCACCCGGCCGCCGGCATCCTCGGAGTCGGCGGCCCAGGCGGCCGACGCCGCCGAGGTGACGAGCCCCGCGACGGCACGCAGCCATGTGGGGTCCCTCGTGCGCGCACAGTGGAGATCCGCGGACGGGATGCGTCAGGAGGCCGTCGTCGACCTGCTCCTGGTGGTCTCGGAGCTGGTCACGAACGCCATCCGGCACGGTGGGGGCCTGGCCGGATTCCGGGCGACGCCGACCGAGGAGGGTGTCCGGCTGGCCGTGCGCGACAACAGCGACGTCGTGCCGGCCGGCGCCTTCGGCCTCGCGTCCATTCCCGAGGGGTACCGGCCGAACGGGTACGGGTGGCCCCTGATCATCCGCCTCGCCCGCGAGGTCACCGTCGAACCGTCCCCGGGCGGCGGCAAGACGATCCGGGTCCTCGTCCCGCTGACATGA
- a CDS encoding RNA polymerase sigma factor: MTAQQSTERTLDAAVPTAAVPRPTAPWPTAPGATAQESLTDEELATGFADGDEECLAAAYHRWGRLVYTLARRSLGDAAEAEDVTQLVFLAAWRGRAGFSPERGALAAWLVGITRRKIADALTARTRRADLVAAAGAVMSLNAHDSASPADTVLDRVLVRHELARLPAPQRRALSLAFYDDLTHTQIAQLTGWPLGTVKSHARRGLHRLGRRLREEAGTGGRHG, from the coding sequence ATGACCGCACAGCAGAGCACCGAGCGGACTCTCGACGCCGCCGTGCCGACGGCCGCCGTGCCGAGGCCCACGGCTCCGTGGCCCACGGCTCCCGGGGCCACGGCGCAGGAGTCGCTCACCGACGAGGAACTCGCCACCGGATTCGCCGACGGCGACGAGGAGTGCCTCGCCGCCGCCTACCACCGCTGGGGCCGGCTCGTGTACACCCTGGCCCGGCGCTCCCTCGGCGACGCGGCCGAGGCGGAGGACGTCACCCAGCTCGTCTTCCTCGCCGCGTGGCGGGGGCGCGCGGGGTTCTCGCCCGAGCGCGGCGCCCTCGCCGCCTGGCTCGTCGGAATCACCCGCCGCAAGATCGCCGACGCGCTGACGGCCCGCACCCGGCGCGCCGACCTCGTCGCCGCGGCCGGCGCGGTGATGTCCCTGAACGCTCACGACTCCGCGTCCCCGGCCGACACGGTGCTCGACCGGGTTCTCGTCCGGCACGAACTGGCCCGTCTGCCCGCACCGCAGCGCCGGGCCCTCAGCCTGGCCTTCTACGACGACCTCACGCACACCCAGATCGCGCAGCTCACCGGATGGCCCCTGGGAACGGTCAAGAGTCATGCCCGGCGAGGGCTGCACCGACTCGGCCGCAGGCTCCGGGAGGAAGCGGGCACCGGCGGCCGTCACGGCTGA
- a CDS encoding GOLPH3/VPS74 family protein: MTTAKDLLIIAIGVDHGGPVGQGDLSLALAGAELIDLLGTRAVTLAGERVVPDGHDAPEDRLLAEAGASLVRQVPYESVDDWLWRRGRDLFSAYTAVLEEEGQLTRERRRRMSFAAARMTVPDSAARRRALHRWAADEPVVLALAAAVGIEGDQSADEPVVTDDAVTAVLAAVHDAVMELEAVRQRRSFENAAFANVWRGA; this comes from the coding sequence ATGACCACGGCCAAGGACCTCTTGATCATCGCCATCGGAGTGGACCACGGCGGGCCCGTGGGACAGGGCGATCTGTCCCTGGCGCTCGCCGGCGCGGAGCTGATCGACCTCCTCGGCACGCGGGCCGTCACCCTGGCGGGCGAACGCGTCGTACCGGACGGGCACGACGCGCCGGAGGACCGCCTCCTGGCCGAGGCCGGGGCGTCGCTCGTACGACAGGTGCCGTACGAGTCGGTCGACGACTGGCTGTGGCGCAGGGGCCGCGACCTCTTCTCGGCCTACACGGCCGTCCTGGAGGAGGAAGGGCAGCTGACGCGGGAACGGCGTCGCCGGATGTCCTTCGCGGCCGCCCGGATGACGGTGCCCGATTCGGCCGCCCGCCGACGTGCCCTGCACCGCTGGGCGGCGGACGAGCCCGTGGTCCTCGCCCTCGCGGCGGCCGTCGGGATCGAGGGGGACCAGAGCGCTGACGAGCCGGTCGTCACCGACGACGCGGTGACGGCCGTACTGGCCGCCGTCCACGACGCGGTCATGGAGCTGGAGGCCGTCCGCCAGCGCCGGTCCTTCGAGAACGCGGCGTTCGCCAACGTATGGCGAGGAGCGTGA
- a CDS encoding SGNH/GDSL hydrolase family protein, whose protein sequence is MNHHMVPSGTAPRRRHAPALGAALGCGVLVLGAVAASPAAADGGHAHRGEKYVALGDSYTSGPLIPRQVDVNCARSDQNYPSLVSAARKTASFTDVSCSGATTENMWKAQGTNGPQLNALGRSTDLVTVQIGGNDVGFSSIIGTCVALSSKDLAGAPCRQYYNASGVDQLTMSILQTAPKLARVLRAVHDRAPHARVLVVGYPDLLPDDGSGCYPSVPFAAGDFPYLRDVSKRLNLVMRAVALFNRADYVDTYKPTIGHDMCKAPADRWIEPLRPAAPAGPAHPNAKGEAAMARTVLAQLSRGDGHRH, encoded by the coding sequence ATGAACCATCACATGGTCCCGAGCGGCACGGCCCCACGACGGCGACACGCACCCGCGCTGGGAGCGGCCCTCGGCTGCGGTGTCCTTGTCCTCGGCGCCGTCGCGGCGTCCCCCGCCGCTGCCGACGGAGGTCACGCGCACCGGGGCGAGAAGTACGTGGCGCTCGGCGACTCGTACACCTCGGGTCCCCTGATTCCCCGTCAGGTCGACGTGAACTGCGCCCGGTCCGACCAGAACTACCCCTCGCTGGTCTCGGCCGCGCGGAAGACCGCTTCCTTCACGGACGTCAGCTGCAGCGGAGCGACGACCGAGAACATGTGGAAGGCCCAGGGGACCAACGGCCCCCAGCTGAACGCCCTGGGGCGCTCCACGGATCTGGTGACGGTGCAGATCGGCGGCAACGACGTCGGCTTCAGCTCCATCATCGGCACCTGCGTCGCGCTGAGTTCGAAGGACCTGGCGGGCGCACCCTGCCGGCAGTACTACAACGCTTCGGGTGTCGACCAGCTCACCATGAGCATCCTGCAGACGGCTCCCAAGCTGGCGCGCGTACTGCGCGCGGTCCACGACCGGGCCCCGCACGCCCGCGTACTCGTGGTCGGCTACCCCGACCTGCTGCCCGACGACGGCAGCGGCTGCTATCCGTCCGTCCCGTTCGCCGCGGGGGACTTCCCCTACCTGCGCGACGTGAGCAAGCGCCTCAACCTGGTGATGCGCGCGGTGGCGCTGTTCAACCGCGCCGACTACGTCGACACCTACAAGCCCACGATCGGGCACGACATGTGCAAGGCGCCCGCCGACCGCTGGATCGAACCGCTGAGGCCCGCCGCCCCCGCAGGCCCCGCGCACCCCAACGCCAAGGGAGAGGCGGCGATGGCCCGGACGGTCCTCGCACAGCTGTCCAGGGGTGACGGGCACCGTCACTGA
- a CDS encoding FUSC family protein, which translates to MRTATRPGRTRIWDRFAASDPGLLRLMAGLRTVGAIALTLAVLALMSVDVTHMVAGAMAAMVGTFAIKDKQRRAQALTLLLGLPVALAAMSLGALLNKTVVVGDLFFIALIFAAVYSRRFGDRGTALGLIGFQIYFVSLFVRATFSALPGLCATLAIAFVCSALVRFVVVPETPERVLLRLRKAFRARLAQLVSAQIELLDAGPDRAEKALEDLRRYTARLHESAMMIQGQLAEGTSDSATASLVQRRVADAEIAAERLGVLLLTARSKERADTLTLHLPHAPVPAPGDRLRAQDDITATLRRDLDTLRLLVLRPITDDRGTALAHLRNRLLGYREEENLPRASTAVQDVFRGIGETARSVLGLRLALDGPQDESDDTPSTTRSREELDAEDVAIAGSEEAEREDSAPRGWERPTTRTAVQVSVGSALAIVGGEFLSSQRWYWAVLTCWVVFLNTASTGEILVKGYRRLIGTVLGVVAGALLAGLVGTHTWTAFGLVLLFIFAMFFTAPLSYALMSFFVTAMLGLLYTLLNTYSTAVLVLRIEETALGAVCGVIAAALVLPVHTDRRTDELLATVLRRLGDVTGAAVDQLSGGPALDLLDKARDLDKALDDLRSSVQPLTHPITPLRSRRQTARYLVALLETCAYHARSLAATAELLPQSKTVAADPRLRRAGRRIAHNIEVLVARVEDDDTEGVAETGASLAALLEPEGPDGPRHDRVTTRVLRHLQRLDEGVVGLARPLGVPVSTGDGVSSPGAASSRRTASSRGPAV; encoded by the coding sequence GTGAGGACAGCGACACGGCCGGGCCGAACGAGGATCTGGGACCGATTCGCGGCGTCGGATCCCGGGCTGCTGCGGCTCATGGCCGGGCTGCGGACCGTGGGCGCCATCGCGCTCACGCTCGCCGTCCTGGCTCTCATGAGTGTGGATGTGACCCACATGGTGGCCGGAGCCATGGCGGCCATGGTCGGCACTTTCGCCATCAAGGACAAGCAGCGCCGCGCACAGGCACTGACGCTCCTGCTCGGCCTGCCGGTGGCCCTCGCCGCGATGTCGCTGGGGGCTCTGCTCAACAAGACCGTCGTCGTGGGCGACCTCTTCTTCATCGCGCTGATCTTCGCCGCCGTGTACAGCCGTCGGTTCGGCGACCGCGGGACCGCCCTCGGGCTCATCGGGTTCCAGATCTACTTCGTCTCGCTCTTCGTCAGGGCCACCTTCTCCGCGCTCCCCGGCCTGTGCGCCACGCTCGCCATCGCGTTCGTGTGCAGCGCGCTGGTGCGGTTCGTCGTCGTGCCCGAGACGCCCGAACGCGTTCTGCTGAGGCTGCGGAAGGCCTTCCGCGCTCGCCTCGCCCAGCTCGTGTCCGCCCAGATCGAGCTGCTGGACGCCGGACCCGACCGTGCCGAGAAGGCACTGGAGGACCTGCGGCGGTACACGGCCAGGCTCCACGAGAGCGCGATGATGATCCAGGGGCAGCTGGCGGAGGGGACCAGCGACAGCGCCACCGCCTCGCTCGTGCAGCGCCGTGTCGCCGACGCCGAGATCGCCGCCGAGCGGCTCGGCGTGCTCCTGCTCACCGCCCGCAGCAAGGAACGGGCCGACACGCTCACCCTGCATCTGCCGCACGCACCCGTGCCCGCGCCCGGAGACCGTCTCCGGGCCCAGGACGACATCACCGCCACCCTGCGCCGTGATCTCGACACGCTGCGCCTGCTGGTCCTGCGCCCCATCACCGACGACCGCGGCACCGCGCTGGCCCACCTGCGCAACCGGCTCCTCGGCTACCGCGAGGAGGAGAACCTGCCGCGGGCCTCGACGGCCGTGCAGGACGTCTTCCGCGGCATCGGTGAGACGGCGCGCTCCGTGCTCGGACTGCGACTGGCCCTCGACGGCCCGCAGGACGAGTCCGACGACACCCCGTCGACGACCCGTTCCCGCGAGGAACTGGACGCCGAGGACGTCGCCATCGCCGGATCCGAGGAGGCCGAGCGGGAGGACAGCGCCCCCAGGGGCTGGGAGCGTCCGACGACGCGGACCGCGGTCCAGGTGTCGGTCGGCTCGGCGCTGGCCATCGTCGGCGGCGAGTTCCTGTCCAGCCAGCGCTGGTACTGGGCGGTGCTCACCTGCTGGGTCGTGTTCCTGAACACGGCGTCCACCGGGGAGATCCTCGTCAAGGGGTATCGCCGGCTGATCGGCACCGTCCTCGGTGTCGTCGCCGGTGCCCTCCTGGCGGGACTGGTCGGTACCCACACGTGGACCGCGTTCGGGCTCGTCCTGCTGTTCATCTTCGCCATGTTCTTCACCGCGCCGCTGTCCTACGCCCTGATGTCGTTCTTCGTCACGGCGATGCTGGGCCTGCTGTACACACTGCTCAACACCTACAGCACCGCGGTACTGGTCCTGCGCATCGAGGAGACCGCGCTCGGTGCCGTCTGCGGGGTCATCGCGGCCGCCCTGGTCCTGCCGGTGCACACCGACCGCCGGACCGACGAACTGCTGGCGACGGTGTTGCGCCGGCTCGGAGACGTCACGGGCGCGGCGGTGGACCAGCTCAGTGGCGGCCCCGCGCTCGACCTGCTGGACAAGGCACGGGACCTCGACAAGGCGCTGGACGATCTGCGGTCGTCCGTCCAGCCCCTGACCCATCCGATCACCCCGCTGCGCTCCCGTCGCCAGACGGCGCGCTATCTGGTGGCGCTCCTGGAGACCTGCGCGTATCACGCGCGTTCGCTGGCGGCGACGGCGGAACTCCTTCCCCAGAGCAAGACCGTCGCGGCCGATCCGCGTCTGAGGAGGGCCGGCCGGCGCATCGCGCACAACATCGAGGTCCTCGTCGCGCGCGTCGAGGACGACGACACCGAGGGCGTGGCCGAGACCGGCGCCAGTCTCGCCGCCCTGCTGGAGCCTGAGGGACCGGACGGTCCGCGGCACGACCGCGTCACCACGCGTGTCCTGCGGCATCTGCAGCGGCTGGACGAGGGCGTGGTCGGCCTGGCCCGCCCGCTCGGCGTCCCCGTCTCGACCGGCGACGGCGTGTCGTCCCCGGGGGCCGCGTCGTCCCGGCGGACCGCGTCCTCCCGAGGTCCCGCGGTGTAG
- a CDS encoding ATP-binding protein: MLRNLPEAPPGFVGRRDELTHLAEALRGHRVVTLTGIGGVGKSRLALHAAERVLSTGTRGVAWADLWTLQDDRLLVATVADALDFSDHTTTMPLDALGTWLADKDVLLVLDSCEHLLAACRPVIAGLLAACPALSVLATSREPLGLPGEHVVPVGPLPPATDAVDLFCRLASAAGTVVSAPSDLVAVARLCRRLEGMPLALELIAGQLSHRTLTEVERELGSRLDIAADGGNALLAGPARHRAVRTSLGWSHELCTPQERLMWACLSVFRDVVDADTVRAVCAGGPLLASDVDRALAGLVRKSVLSRNGAHHRMLDTVREYGRMWLDELGRTAELSDRHAQHFLELARDAEAGWPGPQQARWYGRIDRANADLCAALDHLLSVRPRAALELAGLVGFFWSCCGHLREAASYLEDALAMSDESGPVRTKALWALGVTRVLRGERDPSRTLAGSCHRRARAQDDDEGMLLAAYLLGLTQLLQGLPMTARSEVDRALAAVGGTAFSSAGRVLCRLVRVFALTAEGLLEQARAEAENLRGDCVERGEWWTRSYTDYQLALISLFEDRPGDATAHALSMLDGKRHIGDSFGLALGLDLLASALAAQGDAETAVAAYGAGEVYWGAVGHPQRGTPELGPVRERYEDTARSLLGDAYEEVRLRSVLCDPEVVVRTLLDGSARDS, encoded by the coding sequence GTGTTGAGAAACCTGCCCGAGGCTCCGCCCGGTTTCGTCGGACGCCGCGACGAACTCACCCACCTCGCCGAGGCCCTGCGCGGGCACCGGGTGGTCACCCTGACCGGGATCGGCGGTGTGGGCAAAAGCCGGCTGGCGCTGCACGCGGCGGAACGCGTCCTGAGCACCGGCACCCGCGGGGTGGCCTGGGCCGACCTCTGGACGCTGCAGGACGACCGGCTGCTCGTCGCGACCGTGGCCGACGCGCTGGACTTCTCCGATCACACGACGACGATGCCGCTGGACGCGCTGGGCACCTGGCTCGCGGACAAGGACGTCCTGCTGGTGCTGGACTCCTGTGAACACCTGCTCGCGGCCTGCCGGCCGGTGATCGCCGGCCTGCTCGCGGCCTGCCCCGCGCTGAGTGTGCTCGCGACCAGCCGGGAGCCGCTCGGTCTGCCGGGCGAACACGTCGTCCCCGTGGGGCCGTTGCCACCGGCCACCGACGCCGTGGACCTCTTCTGCCGCCTGGCCTCCGCCGCGGGCACGGTGGTGTCGGCCCCCTCGGACCTGGTGGCCGTCGCCCGGCTGTGCCGGCGGCTCGAAGGGATGCCGCTCGCCCTGGAGTTGATCGCGGGGCAGCTGTCGCACCGTACGCTCACGGAGGTCGAGCGGGAGCTCGGGTCCCGGCTGGACATCGCGGCGGACGGCGGGAACGCGCTGCTCGCCGGTCCCGCGCGGCACCGGGCGGTACGGACCTCGCTCGGCTGGAGTCACGAACTGTGCACGCCCCAGGAGCGATTGATGTGGGCGTGTCTGTCCGTGTTCCGCGACGTCGTGGACGCGGACACGGTACGCGCCGTGTGCGCCGGGGGACCGCTCCTCGCGTCCGACGTGGACCGGGCGCTGGCCGGTCTGGTGCGGAAGTCGGTCCTGTCGCGCAACGGCGCCCACCACCGGATGCTCGACACCGTCCGGGAGTACGGGCGCATGTGGCTCGACGAACTCGGCCGGACCGCCGAGCTGTCGGACCGGCACGCCCAGCACTTCCTGGAGCTGGCCCGCGACGCGGAGGCGGGCTGGCCAGGTCCGCAACAGGCCCGCTGGTACGGACGGATCGACAGGGCGAACGCCGATCTGTGCGCGGCACTCGACCATCTGCTCTCCGTCCGGCCGCGCGCGGCCCTCGAACTGGCGGGTCTCGTCGGCTTCTTCTGGAGCTGTTGCGGGCATCTGCGGGAGGCCGCCTCGTACTTGGAGGACGCGCTGGCGATGTCCGACGAGTCCGGGCCGGTCAGGACCAAGGCGCTGTGGGCGCTGGGCGTCACCCGCGTCCTGCGCGGCGAGCGTGACCCCTCCCGGACACTCGCGGGTTCCTGTCACCGTCGCGCGCGGGCCCAGGACGACGACGAGGGGATGCTGCTGGCGGCGTATCTGCTGGGGCTCACCCAGCTGCTCCAGGGCCTCCCGATGACGGCCCGGAGCGAGGTGGACCGGGCTCTGGCGGCCGTGGGCGGGACGGCGTTCTCCTCCGCGGGCCGGGTGCTGTGCCGGCTGGTGCGCGTGTTCGCCCTGACCGCGGAAGGGTTGCTGGAGCAGGCGCGCGCGGAGGCCGAGAACCTGCGCGGTGACTGTGTCGAGCGCGGCGAGTGGTGGACCCGTTCGTACACGGACTACCAGCTGGCGCTGATCTCCCTGTTCGAGGACCGCCCGGGGGACGCCACCGCCCACGCCCTGTCGATGCTGGACGGGAAACGGCACATCGGTGACAGCTTCGGTCTCGCGCTCGGCCTCGACCTGCTGGCGTCGGCGCTGGCCGCCCAGGGCGACGCGGAGACGGCGGTCGCCGCGTACGGGGCCGGCGAGGTGTACTGGGGTGCGGTGGGGCACCCGCAGCGCGGCACGCCGGAACTGGGCCCGGTGCGTGAGCGGTACGAGGACACCGCCCGCTCGCTCCTGGGCGACGCGTACGAGGAGGTCAGGCTCCGGTCGGTGCTCTGTGACCCCGAGGTGGTGGTGCGGACGCTCCTCGACGGCTCCGCCCGGGACTCCTGA
- a CDS encoding MerR family transcriptional regulator has product MNEHAAARTADAGETTGALARKLGVSPTTLRSWDRRYGIGPALRTDGRHRRWTPEDVAMLQEMCRFTAAGLPPAEAARAAKERARGRTLSPALALARPAAGPRVPKSAPAPALPPGAPVSRSGTGLPLGDVRQECRGLARAAVRLDAAAVQSLLTAAVETHGLATAWTEVMVPTLRAVGRKWESSGDRYVEVEHLLSWHVSATLRHLYVRATQEPPTGVPPVLLACLPGEPHTLPLEALGAVLTERGVPALMLGGSVPAEALAAAVRRVGPSAVVLWSQSRSTANPPLARHVAGTRWGVRGARTRSLVLLSGPGWAGDPEPGLLRPRRLDDALRMLGAPEH; this is encoded by the coding sequence GTGAACGAGCACGCGGCGGCACGGACCGCGGACGCGGGTGAGACCACCGGTGCCCTGGCGCGCAAACTCGGCGTGTCGCCCACGACCCTGCGGTCCTGGGACCGCCGGTACGGTATCGGTCCCGCCCTGCGGACCGACGGCCGCCATCGGCGGTGGACGCCCGAGGACGTGGCCATGCTCCAGGAGATGTGCCGGTTCACGGCCGCGGGCCTGCCGCCCGCCGAGGCCGCCCGCGCGGCGAAGGAGCGGGCCCGCGGCCGTACCCTGTCCCCCGCGCTCGCCCTCGCGAGGCCCGCGGCCGGACCGCGGGTACCGAAGTCGGCGCCCGCGCCGGCCCTCCCCCCGGGCGCGCCGGTCTCGCGGTCGGGGACCGGTCTGCCGCTCGGAGACGTACGACAGGAGTGCCGGGGCCTGGCGCGTGCGGCCGTACGGCTGGACGCGGCCGCCGTTCAGAGCCTGCTGACGGCCGCGGTCGAGACGCATGGCCTCGCCACGGCCTGGACCGAGGTGATGGTGCCCACGCTCCGCGCGGTCGGGCGCAAGTGGGAGTCCTCGGGCGACCGGTACGTCGAGGTCGAGCACCTGCTCTCCTGGCACGTCTCGGCCACCCTCCGCCACCTGTACGTGCGTGCGACGCAGGAGCCGCCCACGGGTGTGCCGCCCGTCCTGCTGGCCTGCCTTCCGGGCGAGCCGCACACACTGCCGCTCGAGGCGCTCGGCGCCGTGCTCACGGAGCGCGGGGTGCCGGCCCTGATGCTCGGCGGCTCCGTGCCCGCCGAGGCACTGGCCGCGGCCGTACGACGGGTCGGCCCCTCGGCGGTGGTCCTGTGGTCGCAGTCGCGCTCCACGGCCAACCCGCCCCTCGCCCGGCATGTCGCCGGGACGCGTTGGGGCGTTCGGGGAGCGCGGACGCGGAGCCTGGTCCTGCTCAGCGGCCCCGGCTGGGCCGGGGACCCCGAACCCGGACTGCTGCGACCGCGCCGGCTGGACGACGCGCTGCGGATGCTCGGCGCGCCGGAACATTGA
- a CDS encoding oxygenase MpaB family protein: MTRPTGSHGPRLRERLGDSLFTRVAGPEGPENRARIHGTPGPRWFGPDRPIRRVHGDASMFIGGLSALLLQSLHPLAMAAVLAHSGFRGDPWGRLQRTSTFLAVTTYGTADSAQEACDRVRTIHERVRGVTGGGTPYHASDPRLLGWVHLAETDSFLRAHQRYGVRPLSDGDCDAYVADTARVAVALGVPDPPTDRAELAARLTAYRGELRATPEARATARFLLFEPPVPLVARVPYGVLAANAVSLLPSWAAAELGMPRLPLVDGLFVRPLGGAVTSVVRWAMAPARGRLPSPAG; the protein is encoded by the coding sequence ATGACGAGACCGACCGGATCGCACGGCCCCCGCCTGCGCGAACGGCTGGGAGACAGCCTCTTCACCCGTGTCGCGGGACCCGAGGGCCCCGAGAACCGCGCCCGGATCCACGGCACGCCCGGACCCCGGTGGTTCGGGCCCGACCGCCCCATCCGCAGGGTGCACGGGGACGCGTCGATGTTCATCGGCGGGCTGTCGGCCCTGCTGCTGCAGTCGCTCCACCCGCTCGCGATGGCCGCCGTTCTCGCCCACTCCGGCTTCCGGGGCGACCCCTGGGGCAGGCTGCAGCGCACGAGCACGTTCCTCGCGGTGACGACGTACGGCACCGCCGACAGCGCCCAGGAGGCCTGCGACCGGGTTCGAACGATCCACGAGCGGGTGCGCGGAGTCACCGGCGGGGGGACGCCGTACCACGCCTCGGACCCGCGGCTGCTCGGCTGGGTCCACCTCGCGGAGACGGACAGCTTCCTGCGGGCGCACCAGCGTTACGGCGTCCGCCCCCTGTCCGACGGCGACTGTGACGCGTACGTCGCCGACACCGCCCGGGTCGCCGTCGCGCTCGGTGTCCCCGACCCGCCGACGGACCGCGCCGAGCTGGCCGCCCGGCTGACCGCGTACCGGGGCGAGTTGCGGGCCACCCCCGAGGCCCGGGCCACCGCGCGCTTCCTGCTGTTCGAACCGCCCGTGCCGCTCGTCGCCCGCGTGCCGTACGGGGTCCTCGCCGCCAACGCCGTGTCCCTGCTGCCCTCCTGGGCCGCAGCGGAGCTGGGGATGCCCCGGCTGCCGTTGGTCGACGGGCTGTTCGTACGCCCCCTCGGCGGTGCCGTGACCTCGGTGGTGCGGTGGGCGATGGCCCCGGCCCGCGGACGGCTGCCCTCACCCGCCGGGTGA